From the genome of Periplaneta americana isolate PAMFEO1 chromosome 17, P.americana_PAMFEO1_priV1, whole genome shotgun sequence:
GGTTACAATTTACTTAATCAATTCTGTCTTCTTAATTAAACAATTGTTTCATAGCTATACTCTGTTTTCTATACCGAAGAAAACTTCCCGCCGTTGAGTTTATACGTTATGGAGAACCTTGTCAATCAGTAATAAGAGGAGATGGGATGTGCTCTACTGTATATCTGTTTGATAGGATCTTCCTAGAACACTTGaacgttctttgttatccttCTTTAGTCTAGATCTGATTGTAATCTAgttaatttcagttttttaaacACGTTATTTACAATTACATTTCATTCAAGATTgtggatatttttaaaaatatctgttGTGTTTTCCTATCCTATACTTTTAGAGCctattatatgttttataaagCCTGGAATAGGGTACTACAAGAACTTATTTAGGcactaaaacacatttttaggaCCTAAAAATCTGCGGTCTAGTGATGGTCGTCTATCGAAGATCGCCATGagtaaaaaagagaaatacatTAAGGCTTTTCtaactggttattttacgacgctttaccaactgctattgttatccagcgtctgaatgagatgaaggtgataatgccagcgaaatgagtccaggattcagCGCCTAAAttaatccagcatttgctcttaatgggttgagggaaaacttagGAAAAAACCAgatccaggtaacttgtcccaacaaagaattgaaatctagctcgctcgtttcacggtcaggcacgcTAATAGTTACTCAACATTGGTGGGCTACTTCAAGACCTCTGGGACGACCTTCAAAACGatggaaggaaaattaaaagttaCACAACTAATGTCAGTAAAAGCAGCAGTGGATGAAAAATCAGGACTGAGTCCAAAtatatgaggagaaaaagaagtaaagaatttttaagaacaataataataataataataataataataataataataataataataataataataataatggtttattttaactgccagagttaaggccattcggccttcttttccactcaaccagggccttctcttccactcaaccagggccttctcttccactcaaccagggccttctcttctactcaaccagagTGGGAATTAAGAAAACCCGTTatatttagatgaaattatttttagtgtatttctctatttttttgttaatatattacttTGCTTGAATTGAAGGGGTGGCTGGAAAAAAGGCACATAAGCAGAAACAATGTTTTGAGTTATAGAGCTttcaagttttattttctcttcagagaaataaaaataaaatgttaaatgttatgtttcatttaacgacgctcgcaactgcagaggttatatcagcgtcgccggatgtgccggaattttgtcccgcaggagttcttttacatgccagtaaatctactgacatgagcctgtcacatttaagcacacttaaatgccatcgacctggcccatgatcgaacccgcaaccttgggcatagaaggccagcgctataccaacttgccaaccaagtcgaccaatataaaaataaatataaacatgatCTTACATCCCATAATTTGTTACTTGAACCTTTTTCAattattgtatatttgtttattggATTAGCATACATTAAAGtggtaaaacaatattacaaacatTAGCGGTATGTGCCCTTTCTCTGCCCAACTACGAAAGGTACGAATTAAGCACCTAATAGTTGAGTATACAAGAAGCACAAAACACAAGAGTGAATAAATTAACAAGAGCATGGAGTATACTATaaccattattttacattatcagACATTACTTCTTACCCTTCTGTACCTGAAATGTCTACGGTCCTTTCTTCATCAATAAACTGATATAAATCTTGAATGTCTTCACTTTTTGACTCTTAATCGCGTGTTGATAATCAGAAATTGGaatgattttaatattatatgcatGTCAAATATGCTTAATAATTTcttgctatttttttttacctttagaTTCTATTCTTACAGCCTTTCTTTCACCAGTCTGCACAGAATGATTGCATGATTCATTTGAGTAATCCTCCTGAAAAACTATTTCTATTTcccgtaaaataaattttaatttctgaattaatgcattctatattattttcataaaacattaatcAGTATATTTATTCTTCATAAATTACTAATTATGCATTAATTATGTAGTTGAATTTTAATTACAGTACATATTTAGTACTCACCAGTATTTTGCTACAACACATAGAATTTAACAATATTCAGGAAACAGCTATGCACTACTTCGTTTAAACTGTACTCATGACCTCTGGTGTTAATATTTTGCAACAAAAATTGCAGAGATTATGAACGCACTTTATATGCCTGTTTCAGTAAGTTCCAGGTCtcttatggacccttgcctttcgcaGTCGTGTAGAGAAATATGATTATGTTACATTGATGTATAGAACGTAATATGGCGATTTATTTAAATTGATGGGCGGAAAAAAAGGCACATGGGCCTGTGTTGCCCATTTACAGCCACCCCCTCaatttgtttttgtcaatttaGTACTGAAACCTGCTATAGAGTAGCCCCGCCTCGAAGTGGGGTATGGTAGACTTTCGAAATTTCAGTGGGAAGCTTTCTCCTTTATGAAAAACAGAGTATAGTCGCTCAAACGCAAAATACGTTGGAGAtcgttgttaaaaaaaaacaccagatctatagtcgcgacgctgttattcccggcgtgactcctcctctttgcttacgtcttaggaagtgaaggctctataaagtctatgtaggtagtatcgttcgccatttttgttctttcgttgccgagctaccagacgaagaatctatttgccgtacctttaaatattatcatgtcgtagctcctatgataataaatcaaacggactgtaattcagcaaaaatttgtgcggcaaataacgtcctcgtgtgctttctgcgaacgccaacgaaagagccaaaatggcgggcgattatattaagtatttatcgagccttaggaaattcataatgtcttcatcagcgaatcacaagacgcacacgtttaaatgtagccgatctgcaacgtgattgctgccggaaattagagcgacgggactatagatataAAATAGCTGAGTTGGCAATAATGACTAGCATTAGTAATCTCGAACTGGAGGAATAAATCTTCAGTCGAAAGGCGAGGGATTAAAAAAAAGGCAGCACTCATCTACAGTATCTATCCACTGAAGAATGTCGACAGTGAGTAACATCTGCGTTTAGACAGACGTTTTATGAAATACGAGTACTTAAATCAATCACTGCGACAATATGACGTAACTATAACTAATATGGTACTTCATGTTATTTACTGTATTGTTGTAACAGCTGTGGTGATCTATTTCTCTGTAGGTTTCCCAGCCCTTTGAATTCAACGCTGCAGTCCAGCCAATTGTATTGCCGAGGTTCAATGAAAGGATAAGACTTGGTACAAGAGCTGTCGCCATCGGCTGGGGTTTGAGCCAGGTTTGTGTTATTATATCAAGTACTTTATTTAAGATGTAATCGTAAGATcgtttcagccaccggcgtagctcagtcggcagaggcgcttgcctactgatccggagctgcgctcgtcCGTGGATTCGTTTCCCGCTTGCGCTAATTACCTAGTTCGGTTTTTTTCCGAGAATTTACCCAAtcataaggcgaatatcaggtaatctacagCGAATCCTTGGCGACAACTCGCCAAATagcacctcgctatcaccaattctatcgacgctaaataaccgagcagttgatacagcgtcgctaaataaccaactaaaaatatcgTGCCTCAATTTGTGTACAATATGTCATAATAAACCGATGACTATCCAACTTTTTTTACAgacaaaaacataattattttaagttacattttaGGTAACATTTTCGAAGGTTTCAATCTGAGGAATcgtcaatattcttcaaaattatatACTAGTAAATTAAagtagtaatgatataaattagCGTGTGATTTCCTTCACCTCGCATGCACTCTTCACTCCGGTTGGTAACTTCTATTTCCAAAGTCATTATTTTGTGTGGAGTAATACTTATATTAACAAATCTTCCGTACAATGTAACTTTAAGTTCATTCATAATTCCTTTAAATTTCGGTAAATGTTATTCGTTGGTCGTGTGTCGaaaatcaattttttaaaatcatgttttatttaatgacgctcgcaactgcagaggttatatcagagtcgccgatgtgccggaattttgtcccgcaggagttcttttacatgccagtaaatctactgatatgagcctgtcgcatttaagcacacttaaatgccatcgatctgggccgggatcgaacccgcaaactcgagcgcacaaggctagcgctataccaactgcgccattGTGCCATTGTGTTTATTTGCTTGCTCGTCATCGGTTAGCTCGTGAGCAACATCAACCATTCCTATCCAAGATTGTTACTGGTGTTGAAAAATGGTGACTTTATGTaaacataaaaaagaaaggagTGGCTGAGTCCTAACAAAGAAAGCAATACCCCAGCACTGTCAGAGAGAGAGAGTCATAGATAGTATctaggagaatatattactgattactttctgtcttctattcatctcaaataaaaacaaCTCAACCCACCATAATCAAATGTGTAACCATTATTGTGTGGCCGAATATTTCAGAATTAGAAGTGCGTAGTAATGAAGTTGTGTGTTTTCTGTCCACAGGCTATACCACAAAAAGTACTCCCGTTACTGCTGCAAGCATTAGACGTGGTGACCATAGAAAATGATGAGTGCAGACGAGCGTGGCTGACGTTTAAGAGAAGTATATGTGCCGTCGGTGCTGACATATCAGTTGATACATGCTTCGTAAGTTGAATAACGTGCTTTACAATATAGATCTAGATAAGAGTAACAGTAGTAGCCATGGGAAATATTGCCGTCAGTCATACTGGCGAAAATATGGGCCTAAATGTTTATATTAACATATCTCTTTAGCCTatatcatatacagggacatcttttaatttttacttcaatttttattctatctgagtttttgaatgtacttcactcccaccccctctactaatgaagttcaaccgtcttgcaGACAGATGCAAGACCGCATATAACCTTACAGttataataaacagtacgttccaaaaatatgttcgcgttttccagtgacgaaagagctttaaatattgaatcattttcgcacaggtactgtcgtccatttgcctacgtcgtatcccggtttccccccaccagcttttattcgccagctagtggttaggctgtcttagctcttttctgagaacattaatttctgttagtaattagacatctacgtaatattatgcaactgtttataataacttaaataaaagggcctcgttaagtaattaactgtcacgtgatttccctcctttctacgaccctacgacataaccactcggacggacagtagatagtatgtctgagtaattttatcttttcggatcgggcagaagtgaagattgaatttacagtacgtaaggtactcttttatagagtaggtacagaattatttcaacatgagttactagtacgaaggacgaaactggtaattgggattaggtacaataatctatagtgcgataatatgcacattagaactgaaacctgtgtcgaaatgaacggccaccattttaaaaaatgtgtttaaatatccatattatggttttttttttcaatttaatttcattctctatattgtacgctaatgtggtgtagacagtacagtgcataatgaatacgtccacatggacagctcagttcgtgagtaaaaacactcattgttaatacagtactgtattttgattaaacaaagacctaatgaaaattatcaaactcaaaagcgcgatatttcctagtttatgtaaatggatgaactacttttcttccctcctatacctagtaaagtgatttgtttgtatattacgccagtatcatcgaacttcagtcgtggaaggggtagcaaacgacgttgatccagaggtatagccaagttaatattaaaaatgttagtaaaaataaaatgatgtccctgtatttttatattaaagccCTGCAAAATGTCTTACCTCAGCTTGTTTGTGCTTGCTTTGAATCAAGTTTAGGTAACGGCCTTCCAAgtttctttattttacacttgCCTTCcaagaataaaactgaaaaatttgtttgtgaaatatattgaacactattcattttctttggaaaCGAACACTGGTCACACTCACAGATGAATGTATTAAGACGAAAACACTAAGAACGACCATTCTTACGTTTGCGCCATAGCGTGGCGGCTATCTATTTACCAGCGCATGCACACGTTTCCCCTGCAGTATTCCCTCCTTACCTTTCGCCGCGCAAGCAATTCCAGAAGCTGGCTCGGCCAGGTTCAGAGGATAAATTGAACCTAGTACGCATGTATTCGATCTCTGCGGTTCATAGGTTTTCATACGACAAAAATACATCAGAGCCAcaagtaaacttattaaagatgagcaagaaacaaagaatgatactgtaaattataaatacatttatttaaacagttaaattgttttttcttctttttccttggGGTTCTCTGAACCATTAAACGCATAGAACGTAACGACACTGGTGGGATAAAAACAGAATTTCACCTACGTGTAGAAAATCACATTGAAATTCTTGTATATATGCAATCAGGATGTACTTCGGGTTGCAACTAATGACACTAAGATGTGCAATGGATGCCTTTCTACAGTAGTATTACaatatactttatgctcgaccatgccgaaatgtagtaattatacacctgatagcagtcctttaatgcatgccattaaagtacacttattcattaaagttcagattttcgattattctcggatatgcaatcgaaagacgagggaaacgtcacgggggctggaaatccaatactgtcgcagaaggttatgttctgttactataataattagcgttaattgtaaataatattcaaataaattcaatttgccatctcgtttttcaattctaaatcaatttccaggttatacattctctgcattacatcaaggtcaatgacattattgttcctcggaaaaaatcaatactttcgcgtctgcgcacatcttacaattcacgagctatgaacaaggtcacttccgatcttctgtcagatacaaataaaataaatacttgtgaataatttcaagttagaaatatggtcgagcataaaaagtcgtatgaaacttgcctataatggtaattaagacgctcttatgaaaattatgaaactcgcttgcgctcgtatcataaacaaacatacttgcgtcttaattactatcattataggctcgttgcataatgtactattttcatacTCTATCTCGTAAGTGTTATATATTTAGTCATAAGTAGACCAtggaacttcatgcaattgcatttggcatattgaaaaatagaagtggatctttgccgatcatggtttttaTGTCGAAATGAATACAACTTTATTTTGCAAAATGCATATTTCGACCTTTTGCGCTTTTAAAtgcatagggtaaattagggtctgttggacagtcgggcatgttggacactttgtactttaacgtgttacctcgtcacttgtgggcaccacattccgctagaagtcaatgacggaagtagccccattcgtggttacttccgtcattgacttctagcagaatgtggtgcccacaagtggcgaggtaacacgttaaagtacaaagtgtccaacatgcccaactgtctaacagaccctaatttaccctatatattttcattttgcatatttaaatgcataaattagcatttcttcttgttttccccAATTTATTAGAACCTATCTAGAAGAGAAACTAAAATTCTTAAGGAAGTAGAAAATTGTGAAATAGCAAGATGCATTATTTTCTTCGCATTTTTTAACCGTTTTTTGTTCAAAGGGCGACTCTGGAGGGCCCATGATGGTGGGAAATGTCCAGTGGGGCTTGATGTCTAGTGGTGGTGCTGCGAACTGCACAGGAGGGGCTCCAATGCAATTCTTGAAAGTATCTAGCCTTAGGAATTGGATTAGACGCTTCAGCAAAATTCCGCATCAGAAGTTCTGAATTAGAAGGACGTCCACAATAATGTTTGCAAGGCTTATATTgaagatttaaaataaaacattattacttCTTTAAGTTGTTGATTTTTTATTTCTGCTGGTCAGTGACACAAAGCAGCAGTTAGAACAGCAAAGAGCTTCGTGTAGGTCATTGATGTAAATGTCATGATTTCTGAACACAAGAAAGTAGCAAATAAATTGCATCAAACATTCACACAGTAATGTTTGTTGCACACATAGGGACGTTGTGATACTATCGATATAAATAGgggtaaaatagtaatatacgttacaagagcggtatgttgacgttttcatggtcgaggaaaagattgaaaaagcgaaacgtagttgagcttttttaatttccgagaacatgaaaacaaacataccgctcgtgtatcgtacattattttgcgcgaaagatcgtttattacatacctgaaaaaggaatttctaattatttgcaatgaaatctccatgttggtttctgtttaatgacgccaacttcggaacaccaaaatatctttcttcaacattgttgctgtaaaatattttctgtgtttactatactccagcaggccgtgatatacgtctgtcttttttttccccagtctataaatgcgaacttaaaacaaacagtaatgatttatttttcattttaatattttaacaatattatttatataacatattgccgtaataacatcggcatctggaatctcgttgattttttcacggcttccttaatgctacttgtatcaggaatgcaatgagtttcgtggagtagtagactttacttaatttttgcaaatatttaaaaacaataattatcattgcaatttaggtgaaattgcagtggtaagtttccaatttataattattactatgttaaacgtccctaaaaataatatgttaaaagcctaaaacagtaaaatgaatgtcgcgcttaagcggtaagaagagggaaattgttatgtgtgttacgttgggaatactgtatAGCctatggtatttcacacttaccgcgtattggttctgtgcggaaaacaagcaaatacgcacgatctcgcacaaacgtaatacggcgaatactaagctccgcccacgacccctttccacttttcccctacaaacccaccacacactctacgtgttaggctagtgttgtgtcgaatgcacatttcatgtggatggggataacttcccctactggcgttcgccgtattacgttttatTGAAAGCTCCAAGACGAATGAGATTTGTAGTTAACTAtagttaattattatattgtgttgGTTGTGTTGTGATTAAACAGCTAAAATGCCTCGTCCTACAAATAAATTGTGGAATTATTTCCTCATGAACGATGTGTGGACGGAAATCATGCCAGAGATAAGTTTTTGGGTGGAAGTTGAGTAACAAGGGATTCAGTATCGAGACCAAGTATCGTTTAAAATACAGTAACACAACgtctctaaaaaaaattaaatgtaacagTGCGCTTGTTGCAAGGCACGAATTTCGTATCTGCTAATTTTTCAGTGAAGGAAATGAGCTCAAAGAATACTCATCAACATCCAAAGAATgtaatgttggaaatattcaatgaaagcaaaataataataataataataataataataataataataataataataataataataataataataataataatagtagtagtagtaaaaataataataataataataataataataatttatcttataTTACTGATGAAGATATGGCAAGGGAAATAGCTAAAATTTATACAAATCACTGGAGTAATCAACACCGTCTTCAAACTCTCCCGAGTCCAAAAACATACGAGGCTAAAAGTCTATGAAACACAAACTGGACCAGTTACGGCAGTGAAGCATGAAGAATGagaaaagttgatgagaaaaggCTAACAGTagctgaaatgaggtttatgagacgaacagcgggatgctcattTCTCGAACACTGTAAAAATGAAGACATACTGAAATAACCAAAAATAGATCCTATAGTACATTTTGTTCAGCAATAGACTCGTAGACTCCAGTGAAGAAACATGTCCAAAGGATgaatcgcactagatggcctagacAAATTCCTGCCTATGCACCAAGAGGAAGGGGAaatttgggaagaccacgaaaacgctggcatgagaccgtaacggaTCCACTAGAGCCGGGGTGGGCAGAaaacaatcagcgtattccgaatctcaccggaccggtggacaacaatgacgtcacgctgcagcgaaaataggaacaaaactgatggaaggatcgatggctgtgaTGGcggctgtataagttgttgtctgtgctacgctagcaaaattttgcgaaatttccgtactgccatctcgttcaaagaaaagaaccggtagtaataactggtccgttgacatgttcgctcataagccattaacatattgtttttacgttgtgctcactacaaacaatacagcagaactaaagcagaacacaccgccatgacacaacagtgcacgatgtcattcgtctgctaattcccgccctatacaagaaccaatcagattcactgatggcggctgatggagactgccaccacctctgcaagctgatggcaccggtgcgacaccggtggagcatcagtgaagccatcggtgaaattcggaacaccgtgatgccatcagattgctcagcgctgagattcggaatacgctcaatttGCGCTGAATCCATAGTGAAAGAAACCCGGATAACATTCAGTTCATTAACCGCAAAACTGAAGGAGGGGTTGAGACCTGACTGTTTCTCGTGTGCAGTGACGGGTTAGCAGTGCTGCCAACACTGTGGTTTTCCCtctaaatctatttttttttcagtccgTCAGTGGGAAAAAATTATTGACTGATGGGCAGTGGGAAATCTAGTTTATTTTCTTCGCACTCAGATCAGAGggaatttgtttttttcttcaaaCAACTGAATTCGACTTTGTCTGTGTTAGCATTCCTCTCATCTTAGTGAAGGGGAAGCCCCGATTCATACATAACACGTGGAGGAACCATACCATGCTTTAACAGTGGTTTTTGGTGTGACGTTTTTAGTATAAAGATGTTTCAGATATGAACCTATTCAAAGAATTAGCCGAGTTCGTGCTTTCTATGCTCTGTCTTGATGTGTTCCCTGATCAGATGCAGAAGTAGAAAGGCTACTTAGCcagatgaatataattaaaaccaaaattagaaaTAGAGTGGAAACAAAGGCATCACGATCAATTTTGATAGTTAAGGCTGCACTGAGACAGGAGTGGTAAATGTTGTCATGATTTTAACTTGCCTGAatacattgtttaaaaaaatggaaacaatTGAAACATGCAAACCAGAAATTGTAGATTCTTCAACTTCCACAACTACGGCTGAAATTGAAGAAGGAGAAAGGaaagacgatgatgattatgtagAATATCTTCATTTGTAGTTTTGGTAactgtttaataattatttatagtctattattactatttttaaaatatgtaatatacatcTGTAAATATCTAGTGGGTTTTATGCTATATTTAGTGTGTTTTTTAAAGCACTTGGTCTATTTCTGCAAACTGgagttggcagttcactgtgcattgatgacgagtttccctcataactagaAAGCTATCCAAGATTCTGTGATCAAatcttttgtgtgtatttatgcatgtcatatctacaatatgatgcaaaatcatttctctatctacctttgatagattgtctgatattgCGGTCAATTGCAATTATGTCTACTTGTGTATAACTCCCATTGGAAGCGACACAGTCAACTTCTTCATAAACCTCTAGGTTGCTGTTGTTGATCTTGATGGCAGATGCTCTTTTGCTCCTTATCAAATAATTATGTCTGGTGTTTCGGAAGaactgggatatgatgatagagaatggattaatcttgcacaggatatggaccaatggcgggtttatgtgagggcggcaatgagcctccgagttccttaaaagccagtaagtaagtaagtaagttccggAAGAGCTCTCTATAGTGAGAAAGAGGTAGGGTCTCATGATCGTCACActaaattaagaaacaaagaacatccatataaagaaaataaat
Proteins encoded in this window:
- the LOC138692763 gene encoding trypsin-7-like yields the protein MHPQYKTTGDSAFDIGIMDVSQPFEFNAAVQPIVLPRFNERIRLGTRAVAIGWGLSQAIPQKVLPLLLQALDVVTIENDECRRAWLTFKRSICAVGADISVDTCFGDSGGPMMVGNVQWGLMSSGGAANCTGGAPMQFLKVSSLRNWIRRFSKIPHQKF